One part of the Chromatiales bacterium genome encodes these proteins:
- the bamA gene encoding outer membrane protein assembly factor BamA, with the protein MPVVPVSRIPAILILYVLLAATPARAADFVISDIRVEGLQRIAPGTVFNYLPLKVGDVLDRAASQRALRALFKTEFFNDIRFEREGDVLVVVVDERPSVSEITITGNKSIESADLLTGLKQTGLATGNVFNRSLLDRIQQELRQVYFSRGRYGVSIDATAKPLSRNRVEVVIAIDEGEVATIEGISFVGNQVFKDKELRKQLGLSTGGWLSFISKDNQYSKQKLSAGLEALRSFYLDQGYLNFRIDSAQVTITPDRRGIYVTVNMTEGEVYRLGEVKLAGNLILPEEELVKLVFSSTGDVFSRARTTATTTAITEKLGDQGYAFANVNAIPVVDEAAKTVALTYYVDPGKRVYVRQVSVAGNTKTRDEVVRREVRQMEGAPISTKLVKLSRSRLRRLNYFDDVTIETPPVPGSPDEVDLNVGVKEKPSGVLLAGIGFSQSQGIVLNGSITQDNFLGSGKRVTLAASNSTAVRNYRFGYTNPYYTIDGISRGFDLRYQSTNADDIDIADYTTDVSYAGVNFGLPLNEFDSVRFTLGFEHSAISAGSGASQEITDYIDENGDSFAGFKATASWRHDTRDSAVFPTQGVEQQLDVEVGLPGSDIEFYKVRYRHNWFRPLIGDYVLVLGGDLGYADVYGQAEELPFFENFFAGGIRSVRGFEDNTLGPRDSQDDPLGGASMIVGRAEVQFPVPFRLDTKSARLGVFLDAGGVFSQDASFDTGELRYSTGVSALWLSPLGALAFSLALPLNADADDDAQPFQFTFGNTF; encoded by the coding sequence ATCCCAGTCGTGCCCGTTAGTCGTATCCCTGCGATCCTGATCCTGTATGTGCTGCTGGCGGCGACGCCGGCGCGCGCGGCGGATTTCGTGATCAGCGACATCCGCGTCGAGGGCCTGCAGCGGATTGCCCCCGGTACGGTGTTCAACTACCTGCCGCTGAAGGTCGGCGACGTGCTCGATCGCGCCGCCTCGCAGCGGGCCTTGCGCGCACTTTTCAAGACCGAGTTCTTCAACGACATTCGCTTCGAGCGCGAAGGCGACGTGCTGGTCGTCGTGGTCGACGAGCGTCCGTCGGTGTCGGAGATCACGATCACCGGCAACAAGAGCATCGAGTCGGCCGATCTGCTCACCGGGCTCAAGCAGACCGGGCTTGCAACGGGCAACGTATTCAACCGGTCGCTGCTCGATCGCATCCAGCAGGAACTTCGCCAGGTCTACTTCTCGCGCGGTCGCTATGGCGTGTCGATCGACGCCACGGCCAAGCCGCTGTCACGCAATCGCGTCGAGGTCGTGATCGCCATCGACGAGGGCGAGGTGGCAACGATCGAGGGCATCAGCTTTGTCGGCAATCAGGTGTTCAAGGACAAGGAACTGCGCAAGCAGCTCGGGCTGTCCACCGGCGGCTGGCTGTCGTTCATCAGCAAGGACAACCAGTATTCCAAGCAGAAACTCAGCGCCGGCCTTGAGGCGCTGCGATCGTTCTATCTCGATCAGGGCTATCTGAACTTCAGGATCGATTCGGCACAGGTCACCATCACCCCGGACCGCCGCGGCATCTACGTGACCGTGAACATGACCGAGGGCGAGGTCTATCGCCTCGGCGAGGTGAAACTCGCCGGCAATCTGATCCTGCCCGAGGAAGAACTCGTCAAGCTGGTGTTCAGTTCGACCGGCGACGTGTTTTCGCGGGCCAGGACCACGGCAACGACCACCGCGATCACCGAAAAGCTCGGCGATCAGGGCTATGCGTTTGCAAACGTGAACGCGATTCCGGTCGTCGACGAGGCGGCGAAAACGGTCGCTTTGACCTACTACGTGGATCCGGGCAAGCGCGTGTATGTGCGTCAGGTTTCCGTCGCCGGCAACACCAAGACCCGTGACGAGGTCGTGCGTCGCGAGGTTCGCCAGATGGAAGGCGCGCCTATATCCACGAAGCTGGTCAAACTCTCGCGCAGCCGTCTGCGTCGGCTGAACTATTTCGACGACGTCACGATTGAAACCCCGCCGGTCCCGGGCAGCCCGGACGAGGTTGATCTGAACGTCGGTGTCAAGGAAAAGCCCTCCGGCGTGCTGCTCGCCGGTATCGGCTTCTCGCAGTCGCAGGGCATCGTCCTCAACGGCTCCATCACGCAGGACAACTTCCTGGGCTCGGGCAAGCGCGTCACGCTTGCGGCTTCGAATTCGACTGCGGTGCGCAATTACCGGTTCGGCTATACGAACCCCTACTACACGATCGACGGCATCAGTCGCGGTTTCGACCTGCGCTATCAGTCGACGAATGCCGACGACATCGATATCGCCGACTACACAACCGACGTGTCGTATGCCGGTGTCAACTTCGGACTGCCGCTGAATGAATTCGATTCGGTCCGGTTCACCCTGGGGTTCGAGCATTCGGCGATCTCCGCGGGTTCGGGTGCGTCGCAGGAGATCACCGACTACATCGACGAGAACGGTGATTCCTTTGCCGGTTTCAAGGCGACCGCTTCCTGGCGGCATGACACCCGTGACAGTGCGGTGTTTCCGACCCAGGGCGTGGAACAGCAGTTGGACGTCGAGGTCGGTCTGCCCGGCAGCGATATCGAGTTCTACAAGGTTCGCTATCGCCATAACTGGTTCCGTCCACTGATCGGCGACTACGTGCTGGTGCTCGGCGGCGACCTTGGCTATGCCGATGTCTATGGCCAGGCCGAAGAGTTGCCGTTCTTCGAGAACTTCTTCGCCGGCGGCATTCGCTCGGTACGCGGGTTCGAGGACAACACCCTCGGGCCGCGCGATTCTCAGGACGACCCGCTGGGCGGTGCCTCGATGATCGTTGGCCGTGCCGAGGTGCAGTTCCCGGTTCCGTTCCGGCTCGATACCAAGAGTGCGCGTCTCGGTGTGTTTCTTGACGCAGGCGGAGTGTTCTCGCAAGATGCCAGCTTCGACACCGGTGAACTGCGCTATTCCACGGGCGTTTCGGCCCTGTGGCTTTCACCGCTTGGTGCACTGGCATTCAGTCTCGCACTGCCGCTGAACGCGGATGCGGATGACGATGCGCAGCCATTCCAGTTCACGTTTGGTAATACGTTCTGA
- the pyrH gene encoding UMP kinase: MNADGPSSHTPRRILLKLSGEALAGDAASGIEPGKLHDFASEIAALATDGLQIGLVVGGGNLFRGAQLARSGLDRVTADHMGMLATVMNALALSDQLNRVGAHARVMSALAIEGVCDRYSRARALEALDAGTVVLFAAGTGNPFFTTDTGAALRAIEIGADLMIKATQVDGVYSADPRTDPTATRFDRIGYNEAIRRGLGFMDLAAMVLARDHGLRICVMNIHERGALRRLAAGEPVGSLIEA; the protein is encoded by the coding sequence ATGAACGCCGACGGTCCCAGTAGTCACACGCCGCGCCGGATTCTCCTGAAGCTCAGCGGCGAGGCCCTGGCCGGCGATGCCGCGAGCGGCATTGAACCCGGCAAACTCCACGACTTTGCCAGTGAGATTGCCGCGCTGGCGACCGACGGGCTGCAGATCGGGCTGGTCGTCGGCGGCGGCAACCTGTTTCGCGGTGCCCAGCTTGCGCGCTCCGGGCTCGACCGTGTGACGGCCGATCACATGGGCATGCTGGCGACCGTCATGAATGCCCTGGCGCTGTCCGATCAGCTCAATCGCGTCGGCGCGCACGCCCGCGTCATGTCGGCACTGGCAATCGAGGGCGTTTGCGATCGCTATTCACGGGCGCGTGCGCTGGAGGCACTCGATGCCGGCACCGTCGTGCTGTTCGCGGCAGGGACCGGCAACCCGTTCTTCACCACCGACACCGGCGCGGCGCTGCGCGCGATCGAGATCGGCGCCGACCTCATGATCAAGGCGACCCAGGTCGACGGCGTATATTCGGCCGATCCACGCACCGACCCCACCGCGACCCGCTTCGACCGCATCGGCTACAACGAGGCGATCCGGCGCGGACTGGGCTTCATGGACCTGGCGGCCATGGTGCTGGCGCGCGACCACGGGTTGCGCATCTGCGTGATGAATATCCACGAACGCGGCGCGCTTCGGCGTCTTGCCGCCGGCGAGCCGGTGGGCTCACTGATCGAAGCGTAA
- a CDS encoding elongation factor Ts, whose protein sequence is MAITAALVKELREISGAGMMECKKALVETDGDLDAALDNLRKSGQAKAAKKAGRIAAEGVIAQAFSADGQTAAMVEVNCETDFVAKDDGFRAFAQAVAERVLASQPADVDALNAAPIADGDATTIEQARQALITKIGENMSVRRFERYVAAAGNTLAGYVHGTRIGVLVESSASVDTGRDLAMHVAASRPVCVSEADMPAELIEKEREIYRAQAADSGKPADIVEKMVDGRVRKYLAEVTLVGQPFVKDPDTTVGKLLASQKAAVARFVRMEVGEGIEKRVENFAEEVMAQARV, encoded by the coding sequence ATGGCGATTACCGCAGCGCTGGTCAAGGAACTGCGCGAAATCAGCGGCGCAGGCATGATGGAGTGCAAGAAGGCGCTCGTTGAGACCGATGGCGATCTGGATGCCGCACTCGACAATCTGCGCAAGAGTGGCCAGGCGAAGGCCGCGAAGAAGGCCGGCCGCATTGCCGCCGAGGGTGTGATCGCGCAGGCGTTTTCCGCCGATGGCCAGACGGCCGCGATGGTCGAGGTCAACTGCGAGACAGACTTCGTCGCAAAGGACGACGGCTTCCGCGCGTTCGCGCAGGCCGTCGCCGAGCGTGTGCTCGCCAGCCAGCCAGCCGATGTCGACGCACTGAATGCCGCGCCGATCGCTGACGGCGATGCGACGACCATCGAGCAGGCACGCCAGGCGCTGATCACCAAGATCGGCGAAAACATGAGCGTGCGGCGTTTCGAACGCTACGTGGCCGCAGCCGGCAATACCCTGGCGGGCTACGTGCACGGCACCCGCATTGGCGTGCTGGTCGAGTCCAGCGCAAGCGTCGACACCGGCCGCGACCTCGCGATGCATGTCGCCGCGAGCCGTCCGGTGTGCGTGTCCGAGGCCGACATGCCGGCGGAGCTGATCGAAAAGGAGCGCGAGATCTACCGGGCCCAGGCCGCCGACAGCGGCAAACCCGCCGACATCGTCGAGAAGATGGTCGACGGCCGGGTGCGCAAGTACCTCGCCGAGGTCACGCTGGTCGGTCAGCCCTTCGTCAAGGACCCGGACACCACGGTCGGCAAGCTGCTCGCCTCGCAGAAGGCCGCCGTTGCCCGCTTCGTACGCATGGAGGTGGGCGAGGGAATCGAAAAGCGCGTCGAGAACTTTGCCGAAGAGGTGATGGCGCAGGCGCGGGTCTGA
- the frr gene encoding ribosome recycling factor, whose amino-acid sequence MIDDIKNDASARMRKSLEALKAELAKLRAGRAHPSLLEHITVSYYGSEVPLNQAANVHVEDARTLAVSAWDKTMVQAIEKAIMTSDLGLNPATAGTVIRVPLPPLTEERRRELIKVVRHEGENARVAIRNIRRDANHGLKELVKEKLISEDDERRGQEIVQKLTDKHVAEVDEMLAAKEDDLMQV is encoded by the coding sequence ATGATCGATGACATCAAGAACGACGCCAGCGCGCGCATGCGCAAGAGTCTCGAGGCCCTGAAGGCCGAGCTCGCTAAGCTGCGTGCCGGCCGCGCGCACCCGAGCCTGCTCGAACACATCACGGTCAGCTATTACGGCTCCGAGGTTCCGCTGAACCAGGCCGCGAACGTCCATGTCGAGGATGCGCGCACGCTGGCGGTGTCGGCCTGGGACAAGACCATGGTGCAGGCCATCGAAAAGGCGATCATGACTTCGGATCTCGGCCTGAATCCGGCCACGGCCGGCACCGTGATCCGGGTGCCGCTGCCGCCGCTGACCGAGGAGCGCCGCCGCGAGTTGATCAAGGTCGTGCGTCACGAGGGCGAGAACGCCCGGGTCGCGATTCGCAACATCCGCCGCGATGCCAATCACGGGCTCAAGGAACTCGTGAAGGAAAAGCTGATCTCTGAAGACGACGAGCGGCGCGGTCAGGAGATCGTGCAGAAGCTGACCGACAAGCATGTCGCCGAAGTCGACGAAATGCTGGCCGCGAAAGAAGACGATTTGATGCAGGTCTGA
- a CDS encoding 1-deoxy-D-xylulose-5-phosphate reductoisomerase — translation MSRGLTVLGATGSIGRSTLDVVSRNPDRFHVHALTAHRDVDGLAALCERFRPAVAVIGHAEAAAMLERRLGLAGLKTRVEYGHERLERAAAAAEAPLVMAAIVGAAGLLPTLAAVRAGKTVLLANKEALVMSGPVFMREQARCGATLLPIDSEHNAVFQCLPANFRAGQTPNSVRRILLTASGGPFRDWPAQRLALATPEQACAHPNWNMGRKISVDSATLMNKGLEVIEAGYLFALPVEQIEVVIHRQSLIHSLVEYVDGSVLAQLGQPDMRTPIAHAMAWPDRMDSGVGPLDLAAAGRLDFEAPDVGRFPCLALARQAAEAGGSAPAMLNAANEVAVKRFLAGELAFDRIPLLISDVMDSLSVTPIDTLDEVLAADREARESAVRWRDVPRTAGGVAT, via the coding sequence GTGAGCCGCGGCCTAACGGTGCTCGGCGCGACCGGTTCGATCGGTCGCAGTACGCTGGATGTCGTCAGCCGCAACCCCGACCGCTTCCACGTGCACGCGCTCACGGCGCATCGCGACGTGGACGGGCTTGCGGCGCTGTGCGAGCGATTTCGTCCGGCCGTGGCGGTCATCGGCCACGCCGAGGCGGCCGCCATGCTCGAGCGCAGGCTTGGGCTCGCCGGGCTGAAAACGCGCGTCGAATACGGCCACGAGCGTCTGGAGCGCGCCGCGGCGGCGGCCGAGGCACCGCTGGTCATGGCGGCCATCGTGGGTGCGGCTGGGCTGCTGCCTACGCTCGCGGCGGTGCGCGCCGGCAAGACCGTGCTGCTCGCGAACAAGGAGGCGCTGGTGATGTCCGGTCCGGTGTTCATGCGCGAGCAGGCCCGGTGCGGCGCGACCCTGCTGCCCATCGACTCCGAGCACAACGCCGTATTCCAGTGTCTGCCGGCGAACTTTCGCGCCGGACAGACGCCAAACTCCGTACGGCGGATCCTGCTGACCGCCTCGGGCGGACCGTTTCGCGACTGGCCGGCACAGCGGCTGGCGCTCGCGACCCCTGAGCAGGCCTGCGCGCATCCGAACTGGAACATGGGACGCAAGATTTCGGTCGATTCGGCTACGCTGATGAATAAGGGGCTCGAGGTCATCGAGGCCGGGTATCTGTTTGCGCTGCCGGTTGAGCAGATCGAAGTCGTGATTCATCGCCAGAGTCTGATTCATTCGCTGGTCGAGTACGTCGACGGCTCGGTGCTGGCACAGCTCGGACAGCCCGACATGCGCACGCCCATCGCACACGCGATGGCATGGCCGGATCGCATGGACTCCGGCGTCGGTCCGCTCGACCTCGCCGCTGCCGGCCGGCTGGACTTCGAGGCGCCGGACGTCGGCCGATTTCCGTGTCTGGCGCTGGCGCGTCAGGCCGCCGAGGCCGGGGGCAGTGCACCGGCCATGCTGAATGCCGCGAACGAGGTGGCCGTGAAACGATTCCTTGCCGGGGAACTTGCGTTCGATCGCATCCCGCTACTCATTTCCGACGTGATGGACAGTTTGTCCGTGACCCCGATCGATACGCTCGACGAGGTGCTGGCGGCCGATCGCGAGGCGCGCGAGTCGGCGGTGCGCTGGCGCGATGTGCCGCGCACGGCCGGCGGGGTGGCGACATGA
- a CDS encoding phosphatidate cytidylyltransferase produces the protein MLRDRVLTALALAVPLVWVTLAAPLAAFTSLIALILVLAAWEWARLAGLRGDAQRAAYVVCVAIVGAAALAWQQRRPELWAWLGPTLVLWLLFTLALGRLGRMAAPLKAALGVAVLTGALLATTSIAAIEGGRRWVLWMFVLVWVADIAAYFGGRRFGRVRLAPSISPGKTREGLYAALVGGVIAALVAKPLVAPEHPGFGPWIGLAIVVVLISVVGDLTESAFKRAAGLKDSGAILPGHGGVLDRIDSVLAAAPVMAAGAALAGLR, from the coding sequence ATGCTGCGCGACCGCGTGCTGACCGCGCTCGCGCTGGCCGTTCCGCTGGTCTGGGTCACGCTGGCTGCGCCGCTGGCGGCGTTCACCTCCCTGATTGCACTGATCCTCGTTCTCGCGGCCTGGGAATGGGCGCGGCTGGCCGGTCTGCGCGGCGACGCGCAGCGCGCGGCCTACGTGGTGTGTGTCGCGATCGTCGGGGCCGCCGCGCTCGCCTGGCAGCAGCGGCGACCGGAACTGTGGGCGTGGCTGGGTCCGACGCTCGTTCTGTGGCTGCTCTTCACCCTTGCGCTTGGTCGACTTGGACGGATGGCAGCGCCGCTCAAGGCGGCGCTGGGCGTGGCCGTGCTCACTGGGGCGCTGCTTGCGACCACGAGCATTGCCGCAATCGAAGGTGGCCGGCGCTGGGTGCTGTGGATGTTCGTGCTGGTCTGGGTCGCCGATATCGCCGCGTACTTCGGCGGGCGTCGCTTCGGTCGCGTGCGGTTGGCGCCATCCATCAGTCCCGGCAAGACGCGTGAAGGACTTTATGCGGCACTTGTGGGCGGCGTGATTGCGGCGCTCGTCGCGAAACCCCTAGTTGCGCCCGAACATCCGGGCTTCGGCCCGTGGATCGGGCTTGCCATCGTGGTCGTGCTGATTTCGGTCGTTGGCGATCTCACCGAAAGCGCGTTCAAGCGCGCCGCTGGGCTCAAGGACAGCGGCGCGATCCTGCCCGGTCACGGTGGTGTCCTAGACCGCATCGACAGCGTGCTGGCCGCGGCGCCGGTCATGGCCGCCGGCGCGGCGCTCGCGGGGCTGCGGTGA
- the rpsB gene encoding 30S ribosomal protein S2 has translation MRQMLEAGVHFGHQTRFWNPKMAQFLFGHRNKIHIINLEHSLPLLRDAMNYIGKLVANNGRILFVGTKRSARDTVREEAERCGMPYVDHRWLGGMLTNFKTIRQSVKRLKDLEEMFADPASSGRFNKKEQLSLRRELEKLERSLGGIKNMESLPDALFIVDVQHEKNAVSEARKLGIPVVAVVDSNSDPDLIDYVIPGNDDSIRAVRLYVQAASAAVLEAKAARGSMPVDEPVREAEMPAEAAAE, from the coding sequence ATGCGCCAGATGCTGGAGGCCGGTGTTCACTTCGGCCACCAGACCCGTTTCTGGAACCCGAAGATGGCCCAGTTCCTGTTCGGCCATCGCAACAAGATTCACATTATCAACCTCGAGCACTCGCTGCCGCTTTTGCGCGACGCAATGAACTACATCGGCAAGCTCGTCGCCAACAACGGCCGCATACTGTTCGTGGGGACCAAGCGTTCCGCCCGCGACACCGTTCGCGAGGAGGCCGAGCGCTGCGGCATGCCGTACGTCGACCACCGCTGGCTCGGCGGCATGCTGACCAACTTCAAGACCATCCGGCAGTCTGTCAAGCGCCTGAAGGACCTCGAAGAGATGTTCGCTGATCCGGCCTCCAGCGGCCGCTTCAACAAGAAGGAGCAGCTGTCGCTGCGGCGCGAACTCGAGAAGCTCGAGCGTTCGCTTGGCGGCATCAAGAACATGGAATCGCTGCCGGATGCGCTGTTCATCGTCGACGTGCAGCATGAGAAGAACGCCGTCAGCGAGGCCCGCAAACTCGGTATTCCGGTCGTCGCCGTGGTCGACTCCAACAGCGATCCGGATCTGATCGACTACGTGATTCCCGGCAACGACGACTCGATCCGCGCCGTGCGCCTGTATGTGCAGGCCGCGTCGGCCGCCGTGCTCGAGGCCAAGGCCGCCCGCGGCAGCATGCCGGTAGACGAACCGGTGCGCGAGGCCGAAATGCCGGCCGAGGCCGCCGCCGAGTGA
- a CDS encoding isoprenyl transferase → MTPPANAPVTLAATPPPQHKLPRHVAIIMDGNGRWAERRGAPRNLGHHAGVESVRRVVERCVSEGIEALTLFAFSSENWRRPRREVSLLFDLFVSALARHVKRLHNNGVRLRVIGAREALPEKLQKRIDEAEQLTANNDRLTLQVAANYGGRWDIVAAAQHLAREVAAGRLDADAIDEPMFAGALSFPGLPEPDLLIRTGGERRISNFLLWQLAYTELHFTDVLWPDFDENAFSDALEAFRRRQRRFGLTGEQIEALKHGHA, encoded by the coding sequence ATGACGCCCCCTGCCAACGCGCCCGTGACCCTCGCGGCGACACCGCCACCGCAGCACAAGCTGCCGCGGCACGTCGCGATCATCATGGACGGCAACGGCCGGTGGGCCGAGCGGCGCGGCGCGCCGCGCAACTTGGGGCATCACGCCGGCGTGGAATCGGTGCGCCGGGTCGTCGAGCGCTGCGTGTCCGAGGGCATCGAGGCCCTGACCCTGTTCGCGTTCTCCAGTGAAAACTGGCGGCGTCCGCGCCGTGAGGTCAGCCTGCTGTTCGACCTGTTCGTTTCGGCCCTGGCCCGGCACGTCAAACGCCTGCACAACAACGGCGTGCGCCTGCGCGTGATCGGCGCCCGCGAGGCGCTGCCCGAAAAGCTGCAAAAGCGCATCGACGAAGCCGAGCAGTTGACCGCGAACAACGACCGCCTGACGCTCCAGGTCGCCGCGAACTACGGCGGACGCTGGGACATCGTCGCCGCGGCGCAGCATCTCGCCCGTGAGGTTGCCGCGGGCCGGCTCGATGCGGACGCCATCGACGAGCCGATGTTCGCGGGCGCGCTGAGTTTCCCCGGGCTGCCGGAGCCGGACCTGCTGATCCGCACCGGTGGCGAGCGACGCATCAGCAACTTTCTGCTCTGGCAGCTCGCCTACACGGAGCTGCACTTCACCGACGTGCTGTGGCCGGATTTCGACGAGAACGCGTTTTCGGACGCCCTCGAGGCGTTCCGGCGCCGGCAGCGCCGCTTCGGGCTGACCGGCGAACAGATCGAGGCCCTGAAACACGGTCACGCCTGA
- the rseP gene encoding RIP metalloprotease RseP, which produces MSGAVGSIVWFIVAIGVLVTVHEFGHFWVARRAGVKVLRFSIGFGRPLWKRRFGADGWELVIAAIPLGGYVKMLDEREGAVAVAEVDRAFNRKSLGARSAIVAAGPIANFLFAIAAFWLLLVTGVSDVRPVIGGVSPDTPAERAGLVAGDQIIAVAGEATPGWESVLLGLVAASLDDNRVTLTVRDPQGREATRWLETGGLDRVMERGDILFNLGLRGERPDLPAAVGEVMPDSAALAGGLQAGDRVIAVDGRPIANWWDWVDVIERSPGRALEMRVARGADTVELRVTPRAENQDGRSVGKVGVRRADAEIRFEPNTVIVREGPVDAIGGALVRTWDMSVLTVRMLGKLVTGQASLRDNLAGPVTIATTAGKAAAAGLEPYLKLLALISISLGVLNLLPIPVLDGGHLLYFIAEALRGRPLSETVQLRGQQLGMLILLMLMSTALYVDLERLLR; this is translated from the coding sequence ATGAGCGGGGCGGTGGGTTCCATCGTCTGGTTCATCGTTGCGATCGGTGTGCTCGTGACCGTGCACGAATTCGGGCATTTCTGGGTCGCGCGACGCGCGGGCGTCAAGGTGCTGCGATTTTCGATCGGCTTCGGGCGCCCGCTATGGAAGCGCCGCTTCGGCGCGGATGGCTGGGAACTCGTAATCGCCGCGATCCCCCTCGGCGGCTACGTGAAAATGCTCGACGAACGCGAGGGTGCGGTCGCCGTTGCCGAGGTCGATCGGGCGTTCAACCGCAAGTCGCTCGGCGCGCGCAGTGCGATCGTTGCGGCCGGCCCGATCGCGAACTTTCTGTTCGCGATCGCGGCCTTCTGGCTGCTGCTGGTCACCGGGGTGAGCGACGTGCGGCCGGTCATCGGCGGGGTGTCGCCGGATACGCCGGCCGAGCGCGCGGGGCTAGTGGCCGGTGACCAGATCATCGCCGTGGCCGGCGAGGCCACGCCGGGCTGGGAGTCCGTGCTGCTCGGGCTGGTGGCGGCATCGCTGGACGACAATCGCGTGACCCTGACCGTTCGCGACCCGCAGGGGCGCGAGGCCACGCGCTGGCTTGAGACCGGCGGGCTGGACCGGGTCATGGAACGCGGCGACATCCTATTCAATCTGGGTCTGCGCGGCGAACGGCCGGACCTGCCGGCCGCGGTCGGCGAGGTCATGCCCGACAGCGCCGCGCTGGCAGGGGGATTGCAGGCCGGCGATCGGGTCATCGCGGTCGACGGCCGGCCGATCGCGAACTGGTGGGACTGGGTCGATGTGATCGAACGCAGTCCGGGGCGCGCACTCGAGATGCGGGTGGCGCGCGGCGCTGACACGGTTGAACTCCGGGTGACCCCGCGTGCCGAGAATCAGGACGGCCGGTCCGTCGGCAAGGTCGGCGTGCGCCGGGCCGACGCCGAGATCCGCTTCGAGCCGAATACGGTCATCGTGCGGGAGGGGCCGGTCGACGCCATCGGTGGTGCGCTCGTGCGCACCTGGGACATGAGCGTGCTGACGGTGCGCATGCTCGGCAAGCTCGTGACCGGGCAGGCATCGCTGCGCGACAACCTCGCCGGACCGGTGACGATCGCGACCACGGCCGGCAAGGCCGCCGCCGCCGGTCTGGAACCCTACCTGAAGCTGCTTGCGCTGATCAGCATCAGCCTCGGCGTGCTGAACCTGCTGCCGATTCCCGTCCTTGACGGCGGGCATCTGCTGTATTTCATCGCCGAGGCGCTGCGCGGCCGGCCCCTGTCCGAAACGGTGCAGCTGCGCGGCCAGCAGCTCGGCATGCTGATTCTGCTGATGCTGATGAGCACGGCGCTGTACGTCGATCTGGAGCGGCTGTTGCGCTGA
- the map gene encoding type I methionyl aminopeptidase, translating to MSIHIKTDDEIESMRTAGRLAAEVLEMVGAHVRPGVTTGELDRICHDYITGPQQAIPAPLNYRGFPRSICTSINHQVCHGIPGDRALKDGDLLNIDVTVIKGGFHGDTSKMFFVGQPSVLAERLTRVTHEAMWLGIDMVAPGIRLGDIGAAIQKHAEGHRYSIVREYCGHGIGREFHEDPQVLHYGTPGTGVELTPGMTFTIEPMVNAGRRETKLLADGWTVVTRDRSLSAQWEHTILVTETGREVLTLREEERATRRT from the coding sequence GTGAGCATCCATATCAAGACCGACGACGAGATCGAGTCCATGCGCACCGCCGGCCGGCTCGCGGCCGAGGTGCTGGAGATGGTCGGCGCGCACGTCCGCCCCGGCGTCACCACCGGCGAGCTGGACCGCATCTGCCACGACTACATCACCGGTCCGCAGCAGGCGATTCCCGCGCCGCTGAACTACCGGGGCTTTCCGCGCTCGATCTGTACGTCGATCAACCACCAGGTCTGTCACGGCATCCCCGGCGACCGTGCGCTCAAGGACGGCGACCTGCTGAACATCGACGTGACCGTCATCAAGGGCGGGTTTCACGGCGATACCTCGAAGATGTTCTTCGTCGGCCAGCCCTCGGTGCTGGCGGAGCGGCTCACGCGCGTGACCCACGAGGCGATGTGGCTCGGCATCGACATGGTCGCGCCCGGCATACGGCTCGGCGACATCGGCGCGGCCATCCAGAAGCACGCCGAGGGGCACCGCTATTCGATCGTGCGCGAGTACTGCGGCCACGGCATCGGCCGCGAATTCCACGAGGACCCGCAGGTGTTGCACTACGGCACGCCGGGGACAGGGGTCGAGCTGACGCCCGGAATGACCTTCACGATCGAGCCCATGGTCAACGCCGGCCGCAGGGAGACCAAACTGCTGGCGGACGGCTGGACCGTCGTCACGCGGGATCGGAGCCTGTCCGCACAGTGGGAGCACACCATCCTCGTGACCGAAACCGGCCGCGAGGTGCTGACCCTGCGCGAAGAGGAGCGCGCGACCCGGCGAACATGA